The stretch of DNA GCCACGGGTTCGACGATGATGCAGGCGATGTGTGCTCCGTGCTGGTCGAACGCGGCCTGTACGGCCTGCAGGTTGTTGTATTCCAGCGTGAGCGTGTGCGCGACGAACTCGGGCGGCACGCCGGCCGAGCTGGGATTGCCGAAGGTGAGCAGGCCCGAGCCGGCCTTGACCAGCAGGCTGTCGGAATGGCCGTGATAGCAGCCTTCGAATTTGACGATCTTGGCGCGGCCGGTGGCGCCGCGCGCCAGCCGGATGGCCGACATGGTGGCCTCGGTGCCCGAGCTGACCAGCCGCACTTGTTCCATCGAGGGCATGCGCTGGATCAGGAGCTCGGCCAGCTCGACCTCGGCCTCGGTCGGCGCGCCGAAGGACAGGCCGCCGACGGCGGCTTCCTGCACGGCGCGCACCACTTCGGGGTGGGCGTGGCCCAGGATGGCCGGGCCCCACGAACCGATGTAGTCGATGTAGCGCGTGCCTTCGGCATCCCATACGTAGGGCCCCTGTGCGCGCTTGATGAAGCGCGGCGTGCCTCCTACCGAGCGGAAGGCGCGCACGGGCGAATTGACGCCGCCGGGAATGCTGCGGCAGGCGCGATCGAAGAGTTCGGCGTTGGTGGACATGCTTATTGGTCCGAAGAATTGAAGGGTGTCCGCCAGGAACGCGTGGGCGGGGTCAGAAAGGGCGCCGCGCAGGCCTGCGCGGCCGCGGTAATGTCCGGGGCTTCGAACAGGGCGCTGATGACGGCGACGCAATCGGCGCCCGACTTGGCGAGGATCGCGGCATGGTTCGGCGTGATGCCGCCGATGGCCGCCACCGCCGGACGCGGCAGGGTGCAGCCTTCGACCAGTTCGTGGGCCTGCGTCAGAAGCGAAAGCGGCGCCCGCACGGCCTGTGGCTTGGTGGGCGAGGCGAACATGGCGCCGAAGGCGATGTAGTCGGGTTCGGCGGCGAGCAGCCGCTGTGCGCGCTCCGGCTCGTTGTAGCAGGATACGCCGATGAGCAGGTCGGGCCCCCCCTCCTTGCGGACCTGCGCCGGATCGGCGTCGTCGCGGCCCAGGTGCACGCCGTCGGCGCCGATGTCCAGCGCCAGGCGCCAGTGATCATTGATGAGAAAGACCACGCCCAGCTCGCGGCACAGCGGCGCCAGGGCCCGGGCCTGCGCCGCGCGCGCTTGCTCGGGAGCGGTCTTGCGGCGCAGCTGCAGCGCGCTCATGCCGCCGGCCGCAGCCCGGCGCACGGCATCGAGCAGCCTGTCGGTGTCGTCCCATTCGGGCGTGACGCCGTACAGGCCGCGGGGGAATCGCAAAGCAGTCATCAAGGGGCCTTTGCGTCGGGTGCCGGACTCAGCCGCGAGTACCGACGCGGTTCGCAATGCGCTTGCCCATGCCGGGCAGGAAGGCCGCGGCTATGGCTTGGGCAGCATGCTGCAGCGC from Bordetella sp. FB-8 encodes:
- the thiE gene encoding thiamine phosphate synthase, with amino-acid sequence MTALRFPRGLYGVTPEWDDTDRLLDAVRRAAAGGMSALQLRRKTAPEQARAAQARALAPLCRELGVVFLINDHWRLALDIGADGVHLGRDDADPAQVRKEGGPDLLIGVSCYNEPERAQRLLAAEPDYIAFGAMFASPTKPQAVRAPLSLLTQAHELVEGCTLPRPAVAAIGGITPNHAAILAKSGADCVAVISALFEAPDITAAAQACAAPFLTPPTRSWRTPFNSSDQ